The region CCTCCGCCGCCAAGCGCCCATCACGGATGACCAGAATGGAGTGCACCTCGCCGTAGGCGCCCTCCAGGAGCGCGGCGATCCCCGCGGCGTAGGCGTTCTCGTCCAGGCCCGCTTCGGCGAGCGTCGTGGCCTCCCAGCCGTCGCCGGTCGCCTCCGGCGGGCGATAGGTCCAGGACGCCCCCTTCGGCAAGGGACGGAGGCCGCCGGCCGCGTCCGCGGGAAGACGGACCATCCATACTCCCTTTCCTTTCTCGCCCTTGATGATCAGCGCGCCCCGGACCGTGTCCCCCGAGGCGCCCCACTCCCCTTCGAAACCGACTCCCGTCGACGGGAGCCGCCACACGAACCGGCCTCCATCGGATCGAACCCGGTCGAGCGGTTCCGCCATCCGGCGGACTCCATCTTTATACGTGTGAACCTCTCCCGTCATTTCCCCTTTCGCGTCAAGGCCGAACTCGAGAAGGAAACGATCGCCGCCGCCGTCCGCGGCGTCCGGGAACACCAACTCCCACACTCCCGCCGCGCGGTCGGCGCCTCCCTTCCCGTTCTTCTCCGCGGCGACCGGATGGACGGACAACGCGACGGCGACAAGGGCGATCGCCGCCCACGGCACGGCCCCATGAAAATGATGTCGTAATGTTTTCACGTCGAACCTCTCCGCCGGGGATAAAAGACCCCGTCGCGGCCGGAAGGCCGGCCGCATCGCTCTTCCGCCTTTCCCTCGCGCTCTAGTCGACCGGCGCCGTGAGCCTCCGGAATCGGCTGTAGAGCACGAACCAGAAAAGCGCCGCGAAAACCAGCGTGGTCAATCCGAAAAGGGTGCTGGTGAACGACTCGGCGAGACCCATGGCGATGACGCGCGGGCTGATCGCCTCGGCGCGGACGATGATGTTGACGGCGTTGTAGATTCCGGAGATCTGCCCGAGAACGCCGGTGACGGCGCTCAGACATCCCCAGAACAAAATGGAATGGAGTCCCCTTTCGAGCCGGGCGCGGCTCCGCCCGGCGCCGCCGAAAAGGTCCACCGCCTTCTTGATCGAGAGAATCAGAACCGCCACGGCCATGGCGAGAAGGGGCCATCCCCAGAAACCGCAACAGAGGAAGAAACGCAGCATGATCGTTCTCCTGTTGAAGCGGGCCCGAAAGAGCCCGGCGACATTCCGTTCGCTAAACGGCGGGGCGATCCCCCAAGAGGGCCGACGCGGCCGCCGTCTCGATTCGCTCCACTTGTAAAGTGAGCACGTACCAAAGAATCGCGGTGAAGAGCGCGGCGAGCAGGCCGGCGATCAGCATCGGACATACCCGGAGGAGATACTCCGCCAGATAATAGGATGCGTTCCCCGCGTCACGCGCCGCCTTTTCCGCCGAGAAACGCGACTCCGCCGCCGCGCCGAAAAAACCGACGAGGAGATTCGCGCCGGTGAGCGCCAACAGCGTGCCGAGACCGGACCGGAGACGGCGCGGGGCGTGATCGGCGCGGATCCAGAGCGCGTACGCCTTCGCCGCCGATAGAGCGGCGACCACGAAGGAGAGACCGAGGACCGGCCAGATGAACACGCTCGACTCTGTGAAGAAACGGGCGGAAACCGCCCCCCGGCCGGCGAAGGCGACGAGAAAGAGGAGAAGCGCCGCGAGGGCCGCCCTCTCCCAACGGGATCGCGCCTGCTCCGAGAGGCCGCGCATGAAGCGGCGGAGCGGGTTCTCGTGGATCCGGATCAACTCGGCGATCGCCTCCTCGGTAACGGCGAATCGCTCCTCCACGAGGCGGACCGCCCCTTCCTCGTCCTCCCCCCGAGCGACGTATACGTCGAACAGGTCTTCCAGGTCGGCGGCCATTTCCAAGATGATGCGGGATTTCGCCGGCTGGGGAAGATCCAGCTTGCCGTCGATCTCCCGGAGAATCCGCTGGAACCGTCTCATGGGTCCACCTCCCCGACGATGGAAAAGAACGTGCCGAAGAACCGGCGCCACGCCTCCCGCTGCGCGACCGCATGCTTCCGGCCCCGGTCGGTGAGGGCATAGCTACGGCGCTTCCTCTTTGAATCCTCCTTCCGCCAGTTCCCCCGGATCCACCCCTCCTTTTCCAGCTTGTGCAGAATGGGGTAGAGGGTGCCGTGGTTGAAACGGAAGAGGCCGCCGCTCCTCTCCTCGATCTCGAGGGAAAGCTGGTAGCCGTGCTTGTCGCCGTCGACGAGGATGAAAAGGATCAGCGTCTCGTTGCACTGGCGCGTGAGGTTCTGTATCTCCAACTCTTTCAAATCCAAGCTCTTATACTCCCCTGTCGCCGCCGCATCCTCGCGGCGCCCCATACATCTGGTCTCGACATATCGAGACTCTACATATTATCGTCCGAGCCGCACGATTCGTCAAGCCCTTTTCCCGGGAGGGGGCCTCCTTGCCGATTCCGCTGAAACCGCCTATCCTTATGACATCGCTCAAAAGCAACCTCCCCAGACCCCGGACCCGATCGCCCACCATGAGGAGACGACCGTCGATGAAACGATCCGCCCGCATGCCGTTCTTAATCCTTTTCTTTTTTTCCGCCCTTTCCGCGGCCGCATCCTCCTATCCGGAGGAGATCTGGATCGCCCCACTGGACGGCGGCCGATCCATCGAGGACGCCTGGTCCGCCGGCGTGGAGGCCCTCGATCTCTTTCCCGACGCCCTCGTCCTGAGCGACGCCGCCTCCGCGCGTGTCCTCCGTGAGGCGGGATGGACCGTCGAGGGCCCCGTCACCCTCGCCGGGAACGGAGCGTTCTATCTGCTCCGCCCTTTCGGTGACGAGCGGGTCGCCGCCGGCGCGGACGTGGGAGCCGTCCAAGCCCTCGATGGCGTGGACGTTCTCTGGAGCGACGGCGTGAACCTGGTCGTCCGGGCCGACGGTCCGCTCCCGCGGGAGCTTCCGGTGATCGACATGGAGAAGAAGGCGCTCCGGAGCCGGCCGGTCCGGCGCCCGGCCGCCGGGGAGGAGGGCGGATCGGTACGGACCGGGGCCACATCCTTCCCGCCGATCCTGGACGGACTCACGGCGGAGGTCGACTCGGCGACCTACATGCGGTGGATCGGAAACCTGGCCGGCGCGAACGAGGTGCTCCTCGGCGGCCATCCGTTCACATTCACCACCCGGTACACTTCCAACGCCGAGTGCGACTCCGCGGAAAAGTATGTATACGAACGGTTCCTGGACATGGGCTTCACCGACGTGGAGTACGATTCCTTCTCGTTCAACGGCATCGACGCGCGGAACGTGATCGCCACACTGCCCGGCACGGAGACGCCGGACCGGATCTACATCCTCTGCGGGCACGTGGATGCCACGTCCGTCAACGCCACGCTGCCGGCGCCGGGCGCCAATGACAACGCGAGCGGCGTGAGCGTGGTGCTCACCACCGCCGAGATCCTGCGGCGTTTCGACTTTCGCTCCACCATCAAGTTCATCGCCTTCACCGGCGAGGAGCAGGGACTACGCGGCTCCGAACACTACGCCGCCGCCGCCGCCGCCGCGGGCGACGACATCCGCGGTGTGATCAATTGCGACATGGTCGCCTGGTGGAACACGCACTACGAGGTGATCATCGAGGGACGGACCTTCGCCGGTTCCCTCATGCAGGTCTTACACGACGCCTTCGCCGAATACACGAACATCGGCACGCAGCTCGACTACAGCGCCTCCGGCTCGGACCACGTCCCCTTCCTGAACGAGGGATTCCCGGCGCTGCTCGCCATCGAAACCGATTACGCATCCTAT is a window of Candidatus Eisenbacteria bacterium DNA encoding:
- a CDS encoding M28 family peptidase — its product is MKRSARMPFLILFFFSALSAAASSYPEEIWIAPLDGGRSIEDAWSAGVEALDLFPDALVLSDAASARVLREAGWTVEGPVTLAGNGAFYLLRPFGDERVAAGADVGAVQALDGVDVLWSDGVNLVVRADGPLPRELPVIDMEKKALRSRPVRRPAAGEEGGSVRTGATSFPPILDGLTAEVDSATYMRWIGNLAGANEVLLGGHPFTFTTRYTSNAECDSAEKYVYERFLDMGFTDVEYDSFSFNGIDARNVIATLPGTETPDRIYILCGHVDATSVNATLPAPGANDNASGVSVVLTTAEILRRFDFRSTIKFIAFTGEEQGLRGSEHYAAAAAAAGDDIRGVINCDMVAWWNTHYEVIIEGRTFAGSLMQVLHDAFAEYTNIGTQLDYSASGSDHVPFLNEGFPALLAIETDYASYPCYHRSCDRTDQNDGVFGMQVTRACLATIAYLAEPTDQATGIETAGVVPVPPLFALEENRPNPFNPATRIAFTLPGAELVLLTVYDATGRRVAVLEEGALGPGRHERIWNGRKSDGREADSGVYFARLVAGERSETRKMLLLK
- a CDS encoding helix-turn-helix transcriptional regulator, coding for MDLKELEIQNLTRQCNETLILFILVDGDKHGYQLSLEIEERSGGLFRFNHGTLYPILHKLEKEGWIRGNWRKEDSKRKRRSYALTDRGRKHAVAQREAWRRFFGTFFSIVGEVDP
- a CDS encoding MotA/TolQ/ExbB proton channel family protein encodes the protein MLRFFLCCGFWGWPLLAMAVAVLILSIKKAVDLFGGAGRSRARLERGLHSILFWGCLSAVTGVLGQISGIYNAVNIIVRAEAISPRVIAMGLAESFTSTLFGLTTLVFAALFWFVLYSRFRRLTAPVD